In Amaranthus tricolor cultivar Red isolate AtriRed21 chromosome 5, ASM2621246v1, whole genome shotgun sequence, a genomic segment contains:
- the LOC130812711 gene encoding non-functional pseudokinase ZED1-like: MKLKLIVEWIQRLKKLPECIMRCGDKYFIFQGSHQNYLRNGALLLEESIALFHGRANPLRPFSVGELNTMNVETLPIYKFYFHHLYKGSWEGRDVLVGKDDNMKHKRHWEYVLHEIVVATQMATHTNVHKLIGCCLETVKPVLVYESLDDCILLEDKTPLDDCILLKDKTPLDDCILLKDETQNQRLVLEWKDRLRIAWEISHTIAYLHTAFPRPIIYRNLNPNSVFLSPESAIKLCDFSLCVSIPKDQEFFMSEDLLGTIGFIAPEYFHSGEVRESTDVFTFGVLFLMLLTGKFPRKDDLVFLRKGMTEMCINKMIDPKITRNGVTDIEELQLRYSIQTALLCVSNKENCRPTMVEVAMELMNIIKSPQNIVTSSKFKMFQLNHYNDHTTECDDEFYDCDNDNNDNNDEEYYDCEQNKDQCNDNA, from the exons ATGAAGTTGAAACTAATAGTTGAATGGATTCAAAGACTCAAGAAATTACCAGAATGTATAATG AGATGTGGTGACAAATACTTCATATTTCAAGGAAGCCATCAAAATTATTTAAGGAATGGAGCTTTGCTACTTGAAGAAAGCATTGCCCTGTTTCACGGCAGGGCTAATCCTTTACGTCCTTTTTCTGTGGGTGAACTCAATACAATGAATGTTGAAACACTTCCCATCTATAAATTCTATTTTCATCATTTGTACAAAGGCTCTTGGGAGGGAAGAGATGTTTTGGTAGGAAAGGATGATAATATGAAACACAAGAGGCATTGGGAGtacgttttgcacgaaattgttGTGGCTACACAAATGGCTACTCATACTAATGTCCATAAATTAATAGGATGTTGCCTTGAGACTGTAAAACCAGTTCTTGTTTATGAGTCACTTGATGATTGTATTTTACTTGAAGATAAAACCCCACTTGATGATTGTATTTTACTTAAAGATAAAACCCCACTTGATGATTGTATTTTACTTAAAGATGAAACCCAAAACCAAAGACTAGTTTTAGAGTGGAAAGACAGGCTCAGAATTGCGTGGGAAATATCTCATACCATTGCGTATCTGCACACTGCCTTTCCCCGGCCTATTATTTATAGGAATTTGAACCCTAATAGTGTTTTCTTGAGCCCAGAAAGCGCTATCAAATTGTGTGACTTTAGTCTGTGTGTTTCGATTCCTAAAGATCAAGAATTTTTCATGTCAGAGGATTTACTAGGGACAATTGGTTTTATAGCACCCGAGTATTTTCATTCTGGAGAAGTTAGAGAGAGTACAGATGTTTTTACTTTTGGTGTGCTTTTTCTTATGCTTTTAACTGGAAAATTTCCTAGAAAAGATGATTTAGTTTTTCTAAGGAAAGGTATGACAGAAATGTGCATCAACAAGAtgatagatcctaaaataaccAGAAATGGAGTAACCGATATTGAGGAGCTTCAACTCAGATATTCTATACAGACTGCTCTTTTGTGTGTGTCAAACAAAGAGAACTGCAGACCAACAATGGTGGAAGTTGCAATGGAGCTGATGAACATCATTAAGTCGCCCCAAAATATCGTTACCTCTAGTAAATTTAAG ATGTTCCAGTTAAACCATTACAACGATCATACCACTGAATGTGATGATGAGTTTTACGATTGTGACAATgacaacaatgacaataatgaTGAGGAGTATTATGATTGTGAGcaaaacaaagatcaatgcaATGATAATGCATAA